The following proteins are encoded in a genomic region of Reichenbachiella sp.:
- a CDS encoding DNA-directed RNA polymerase subunit alpha translates to MSILAFQMPEKVVMEKADDFHGLFTFKPLEQGYGVTVGNALRRILLSSLEGYAITGIKVPGVLHEFSTMEGIVEDLSEIILNLKMVRFKKIADVAESKIVVSVSGQKEFKGSDIGGATSAFEVLNPDHVIAHLDEKVKFEIELTIEKGRGYVTAEDNKPAEQIFGFIPIDAIFTPIKNVKYSVENTRVEQKTDYEQLILDIETDGSIHPENALKGAANILIQHFMLFSDQTMILDTHDAGEPEAVDEELLHMRKLLKTNLNDLDLSVRAYNCLKAADVRSLGDLVRLEISDMMKFRNFGKKSLAELEQLVADKNLTFGMDLSKYKLDEE, encoded by the coding sequence ATGTCAATACTAGCATTTCAAATGCCTGAAAAGGTGGTGATGGAGAAGGCTGATGACTTTCATGGCTTATTTACTTTCAAACCACTAGAGCAAGGCTACGGTGTTACCGTAGGTAATGCATTGAGAAGAATTTTATTGTCTTCACTAGAGGGATATGCCATCACTGGTATCAAAGTTCCTGGAGTATTGCATGAGTTTTCTACAATGGAAGGTATTGTAGAAGATTTGTCAGAAATCATTTTGAACCTCAAAATGGTGAGATTCAAAAAGATTGCTGATGTGGCTGAAAGCAAAATTGTTGTTAGCGTATCAGGACAAAAAGAATTCAAGGGTAGTGATATCGGAGGAGCTACTTCAGCATTTGAAGTATTGAACCCAGATCACGTGATTGCTCACTTGGACGAAAAAGTGAAATTCGAGATAGAATTGACTATTGAGAAAGGTAGAGGTTATGTGACTGCTGAGGACAACAAACCAGCTGAGCAAATTTTCGGATTTATTCCGATCGATGCGATCTTTACTCCAATCAAGAATGTAAAATATTCTGTTGAGAACACAAGGGTAGAGCAAAAGACTGACTATGAGCAATTGATATTGGACATAGAAACAGACGGATCTATCCACCCAGAGAATGCTTTGAAAGGTGCAGCTAACATTTTGATACAGCACTTTATGTTATTCTCAGATCAGACGATGATCCTCGATACGCACGATGCGGGCGAGCCAGAAGCTGTAGATGAGGAATTACTACACATGAGAAAATTGCTTAAGACTAATCTTAACGATCTAGATCTTTCTGTAAGAGCTTACAACTGTTTGAAAGCTGCTGACGTGAGATCACTAGGAGATTTGGTAAGATTAGAGATTTCGGACATGATGAAGTTTAGAAACTTCGGTAAGAAGTCTTTGGCTGAGTTGGAGCAATTGGTAGCAGACAAGAACCTTACTTTTGGCATGGATTTGTCAAAGTATAAATTAGACGAAGAGTAA
- the eno gene encoding phosphopyruvate hydratase, with protein MSLIESVFARQILDSRGNPTIEVDVVTESGVLGRAAVPSGASTGVNEAVELRDGDKGKYLGKGVLKAVDNVNDIIQEELIGLSVFDQKYIDQLMINLDGTETKSKLGANAILGVSLAVARAAAEELGLPLFRYIGGTNAHTLPVPMMNIINGGSHSDATIAFQEFMIRPVGAETFSEAMRMGAETFHALKKILHDKGLSTAVGDEGGFAPAFTGGTEEALESVLSAVKAAGYEPGKDITIALDCASSEFFVDGKYDYSKFEGPNGKKRNAEEQVAYLAELVDKYPIDSIEDGCAEEDWSTWALLTEKIGDKCQLVGDDLFVTNVKFLQRGINEKSANSILIKVNQIGTLSETLDAIELAHKAGFTAVISHRSGETEDSTIADIAVATNAGQIKTGSLSRSDRMAKYNQLLRIEEELGETARFPQAK; from the coding sequence ATGAGTTTGATAGAAAGTGTATTTGCTAGACAAATACTTGATTCAAGAGGAAACCCAACCATCGAAGTAGATGTAGTTACTGAAAGTGGCGTATTGGGCAGAGCGGCGGTTCCATCAGGAGCTTCTACTGGTGTAAACGAAGCGGTAGAATTAAGAGACGGCGACAAAGGCAAATACCTAGGTAAAGGTGTGTTGAAAGCTGTAGACAACGTAAACGATATCATTCAAGAAGAATTGATCGGTTTGTCTGTATTCGATCAAAAGTACATCGATCAGTTGATGATCAACTTGGACGGTACTGAGACTAAATCTAAGCTTGGCGCTAATGCGATCTTAGGCGTTTCTCTAGCGGTAGCAAGAGCGGCTGCTGAAGAGCTTGGCTTGCCACTTTTCAGATACATTGGTGGTACTAACGCACACACGTTGCCAGTGCCTATGATGAACATCATCAACGGTGGATCTCACTCTGATGCGACGATCGCATTCCAGGAGTTTATGATTCGCCCAGTTGGCGCAGAGACTTTCTCTGAGGCTATGAGAATGGGAGCGGAGACATTCCACGCATTGAAGAAAATTTTGCACGACAAAGGTTTGAGTACTGCAGTAGGTGACGAAGGAGGATTTGCTCCTGCTTTCACAGGCGGTACGGAAGAAGCTTTGGAGAGCGTATTGAGCGCGGTGAAAGCTGCAGGATATGAGCCTGGCAAAGACATCACTATTGCTTTGGACTGTGCGTCTTCTGAGTTCTTTGTTGACGGTAAGTACGACTACTCTAAATTCGAAGGACCTAACGGTAAGAAGAGAAATGCTGAAGAGCAAGTAGCTTACTTGGCTGAGTTGGTGGATAAATACCCTATTGATTCTATCGAGGATGGTTGTGCTGAAGAGGACTGGTCTACCTGGGCATTGTTGACTGAGAAAATCGGTGACAAGTGTCAGCTAGTAGGAGATGATCTTTTCGTGACTAACGTGAAGTTCTTACAAAGAGGAATCAACGAAAAGTCTGCTAACTCTATCTTGATCAAAGTAAACCAAATCGGAACTTTGTCTGAGACTTTGGATGCTATCGAATTGGCGCACAAAGCAGGCTTCACTGCTGTGATCTCTCACAGATCAGGAGAGACTGAAGATTCGACTATCGCAGACATCGCTGTAGCGACTAACGCTGGTCAGATCAAAACTGGTTCTTTGTCTCGTTCGGACAGAATGGCGAAGTACAACCAGTTGTTGAGAATCGAAGAAGAGCTAGGCGAAACTGCACGTTTCCCACAGGCTAAATAA
- a CDS encoding membrane or secreted protein produces the protein MKNTLLILVCTFLLLETQAQSLIGAWEAFYTAENGEELRNVVVFADGYQVATTYQVATGKFVNTNGGTWKLDGDIMTEKVEFHSENAAKVGGEVSFEVNISDNELGIIGMDRKWRRIDSGEPGKLKGAWLMSGRIRNGETQLRDTSRPRKTMKILSGTRFQWIAYNTETKEFIGCGGGTYTTTNNEYTENIEFFSKDDSKAGISLKFNYELIDDNWHHSGLSSKGDPIYEIWSVRE, from the coding sequence ATGAAAAATACATTATTAATACTAGTATGTACTTTCCTGTTATTGGAAACTCAGGCGCAAAGTCTAATTGGGGCGTGGGAAGCTTTTTATACTGCGGAAAATGGAGAGGAGTTAAGGAACGTAGTGGTCTTTGCTGATGGTTATCAAGTAGCTACTACCTATCAAGTGGCTACCGGAAAGTTTGTAAATACGAACGGAGGTACGTGGAAGTTGGATGGAGATATCATGACCGAAAAAGTGGAGTTTCATTCGGAGAATGCTGCAAAAGTTGGTGGAGAGGTGAGCTTTGAAGTGAACATTTCTGATAACGAATTGGGGATAATTGGCATGGATAGAAAATGGCGTCGGATAGATAGTGGAGAACCCGGGAAATTGAAAGGAGCCTGGCTGATGTCTGGGCGGATAAGAAACGGTGAAACACAACTGCGAGATACCAGTAGACCAAGGAAAACTATGAAGATATTGTCAGGCACACGGTTTCAATGGATTGCCTACAATACAGAGACCAAAGAGTTTATCGGCTGTGGTGGTGGTACATATACGACTACTAACAATGAGTACACCGAAAACATCGAGTTCTTTTCAAAAGACGACTCCAAAGCGGGAATTAGTCTGAAGTTTAATTATGAGTTGATCGATGACAATTGGCATCATTCAGGTTTGTCGAGTAAAGGAGATCCAATCTATGAAATATGGAGCGTCAGGGAATAG
- a CDS encoding DUF1697 domain-containing protein, with the protein MTKYVALLRGINVSGQKLIKMDALRSSLDKLGYENIQTYIQSGNIVFESSETDQKNLESQIHNNIEDTFGFDVPVIVRSKEEWTETFSNNPFINDCNEEITKLYVTILAEEPSEENIKVLEDFHSGPEEFTKVGLNLYLFYVNGAGKSKLDHNTIERKLKVKGTSRNWKTTTKLMEMLDV; encoded by the coding sequence ATGACGAAATATGTAGCCCTTTTAAGGGGAATCAATGTAAGTGGACAGAAATTGATCAAGATGGATGCGTTAAGGTCTTCTCTGGATAAACTTGGGTATGAAAATATCCAAACCTATATCCAGAGCGGCAATATTGTATTTGAATCTTCTGAGACCGACCAGAAAAACTTGGAAAGTCAAATCCACAATAACATCGAAGATACTTTTGGCTTTGATGTGCCTGTTATTGTTCGTTCTAAAGAAGAATGGACAGAGACTTTTAGTAATAATCCATTCATAAATGATTGCAATGAAGAGATCACCAAGCTTTATGTAACCATTCTTGCTGAAGAGCCCAGTGAAGAGAATATTAAAGTATTAGAGGACTTTCATTCAGGGCCAGAGGAGTTTACAAAAGTAGGCTTAAATTTGTATTTGTTTTATGTGAATGGCGCAGGCAAGTCCAAGCTTGACCACAATACCATAGAGCGGAAATTAAAAGTAAAAGGCACTTCGAGAAATTGGAAAACTACGACCAAGCTTATGGAAATGCTGGATGTTTAA
- a CDS encoding DinB family protein: MKKLIYLFILAPFLAQAQETPKPTTYQEEFAGGMNYSLDQIVKLIDVFPQDKMTWRPGEGVRSVSETILHIAGSTYMLSSALGTPMPEGIDPQGIEKATTDKVEILKYVNDAYAFSSDAVASVSDEQMDEMVELPFGTFSKRALIMIIATHSYEHKGQLIAYARVNDITPPWSGAE; this comes from the coding sequence ATGAAAAAGTTAATCTATCTCTTCATCCTTGCACCATTTTTGGCCCAAGCTCAGGAGACACCCAAGCCCACTACTTATCAGGAAGAATTTGCTGGCGGAATGAACTACAGTCTGGATCAAATTGTAAAACTGATCGACGTGTTTCCACAAGACAAAATGACCTGGAGACCAGGCGAAGGCGTGCGCAGTGTATCTGAAACCATCTTGCACATTGCCGGATCTACGTATATGCTATCCAGCGCATTGGGTACTCCAATGCCAGAGGGTATCGACCCGCAGGGCATCGAAAAAGCGACAACGGATAAAGTTGAAATTTTAAAGTACGTAAATGATGCCTATGCTTTTTCATCTGATGCCGTGGCCAGCGTAAGCGATGAGCAAATGGATGAAATGGTGGAGTTGCCCTTTGGCACTTTCTCCAAAAGGGCACTGATCATGATTATTGCCACACATAGCTACGAGCACAAAGGCCAGTTGATTGCCTATGCCAGAGTGAATGACATTACCCCTCCATGGAGTGGCGCTGAATAA
- the rplQ gene encoding 50S ribosomal protein L17, with translation MRHGKKFNHLSRTASHRNAMLSNMASSLILHKRITTTVAKAKALRKYVEPLITRAKDDSTHSRRVAFSYLQNKESVTTLFGEVAEKVANRPGGYTRILKTGARLGDNAEMCIMELVDYNELMLKDAAPAKAKTRRSRRGKGSAEKAAPAVEATEAVVEDAKVEEAPAAEAPEEVKAEAAPEAPEADAKEESAEDSEKKEDKE, from the coding sequence ATGAGACACGGGAAGAAATTTAATCATTTGAGCAGAACAGCATCGCACAGAAATGCAATGTTGTCCAATATGGCTTCTTCTTTGATTTTGCATAAAAGAATTACTACTACTGTAGCTAAAGCAAAAGCTTTGAGAAAATATGTTGAGCCTTTGATCACTAGAGCAAAGGACGATTCAACACACTCTCGAAGAGTAGCTTTCTCTTACTTGCAAAACAAAGAATCTGTAACTACCCTTTTCGGTGAAGTAGCGGAAAAAGTAGCTAACAGACCGGGAGGATATACTAGAATCTTGAAAACAGGTGCTAGATTAGGTGACAACGCTGAAATGTGCATCATGGAGTTGGTTGATTACAACGAATTGATGTTGAAAGATGCGGCACCAGCTAAAGCTAAAACAAGAAGAAGTAGAAGAGGTAAAGGATCTGCGGAGAAAGCTGCTCCTGCTGTAGAAGCTACTGAAGCGGTTGTAGAAGATGCTAAGGTGGAAGAAGCACCAGCTGCTGAAGCACCTGAAGAAGTGAAAGCTGAAGCTGCTCCTGAAGCTCCAGAAGCGGATGCTAAGGAAGAGTCTGCTGAAGATTCTGAAAAGAAAGAAGATAAGGAATAA
- the lysS gene encoding lysine--tRNA ligase, producing MILSEQEINRRQIREKLIESGIDPYPSDTFEVNVTTKDIHENYEKRKTDYKAISIAGRLMTRRIMGSASFAEIQDSTGRIQIYLRRDDICPDEDKALYNTVFKKMMDIGDIIGIKGYVFTTEVGEISIHVTELKLLTKSLKPLPIVKEAKDEEGNMKTYDAFTDPELRYRQRYVDLIVNPEVRDTFVKRTQLVNSMRNFLAEKGYLEVETPILQPLYGGAAARPFKTHHNTLDMTLYLRIANELYLKRLIVGGYDGVFEFSKDFRNEGMSRFHNPEFTQVELYVAYKDYEWMMDLTEAMVEKVAMDLHGTTEVQVGENMINFQRPWKRYTMFEAIEHFTGIDISEMGEDELRETAKKLDVPTDESMGKAKLIDEIFGEKCEGQLIQPTFITDYPVEMSPLAKKHKSKPGLVERFEAVANGKEICNAFSELNDPIDQRKRFEEQLELGKRGDDEAMVLDEDFLRALEYGMPPTAGLGVGIDRLTMMMTNSNSIQDVLFFPQMKPEKKIEALTSGQYEELGVAKELIPILQKLGMVTKEQFADAKDSKLFNDVCGTRKKLKLKEVKNPSLEDVQAWIEKAS from the coding sequence ATGATTCTAAGCGAACAGGAAATTAACAGACGTCAGATCAGAGAAAAATTGATCGAATCTGGCATTGACCCTTATCCATCTGACACTTTCGAAGTGAACGTGACTACTAAAGACATTCACGAAAACTACGAAAAACGAAAGACGGACTATAAGGCCATTTCTATCGCTGGACGATTAATGACCAGAAGAATCATGGGGTCCGCTTCATTCGCTGAAATTCAGGACTCCACGGGTAGAATTCAAATCTACCTTAGAAGAGATGATATCTGTCCAGATGAGGATAAAGCACTTTACAATACTGTGTTCAAAAAGATGATGGATATTGGTGACATCATTGGCATCAAAGGATATGTATTTACTACCGAAGTAGGTGAGATTTCTATCCATGTGACAGAATTGAAATTGTTGACCAAATCTTTGAAGCCACTTCCAATCGTGAAGGAAGCTAAGGACGAAGAAGGCAACATGAAAACGTATGATGCTTTCACCGATCCAGAATTGAGATACCGACAGCGCTACGTGGATTTGATCGTGAATCCAGAAGTTCGTGACACTTTCGTAAAACGTACACAGCTGGTTAACTCCATGAGAAATTTCCTAGCTGAGAAAGGCTACTTAGAAGTAGAGACTCCGATTCTCCAGCCTTTATATGGCGGTGCAGCGGCACGTCCGTTCAAAACGCACCACAATACGCTCGACATGACTTTGTATTTGCGTATTGCCAACGAATTGTATTTGAAACGATTGATCGTGGGTGGCTACGATGGTGTTTTTGAGTTCTCCAAAGACTTTAGAAACGAAGGCATGTCTCGATTCCACAATCCAGAATTCACGCAAGTGGAGCTCTACGTAGCCTACAAGGACTACGAATGGATGATGGACTTGACAGAGGCAATGGTTGAAAAAGTAGCCATGGACCTGCACGGCACTACAGAAGTCCAAGTAGGAGAAAACATGATCAATTTCCAAAGACCTTGGAAACGATATACGATGTTTGAAGCCATCGAACACTTCACCGGCATCGACATCTCCGAAATGGGAGAAGATGAATTGAGAGAAACGGCTAAAAAACTAGACGTACCTACAGATGAGTCTATGGGTAAAGCCAAATTGATCGACGAAATTTTCGGAGAGAAATGCGAAGGTCAGCTGATCCAGCCAACTTTCATTACAGACTACCCAGTGGAAATGTCACCACTTGCTAAGAAGCACAAGAGCAAACCAGGATTGGTAGAGCGATTTGAGGCGGTTGCTAATGGTAAAGAAATTTGCAATGCTTTCTCCGAGCTTAACGATCCGATCGATCAAAGAAAGCGATTTGAAGAGCAACTAGAGCTAGGCAAACGTGGAGACGACGAAGCTATGGTACTTGACGAAGACTTCTTGAGAGCGCTAGAATACGGAATGCCTCCAACGGCAGGATTGGGAGTAGGGATTGATCGTCTGACGATGATGATGACTAACTCTAACTCCATCCAGGATGTACTGTTCTTTCCTCAGATGAAGCCTGAGAAGAAAATCGAAGCATTAACTTCTGGACAGTACGAAGAACTGGGTGTTGCTAAAGAGCTAATCCCTATCCTTCAGAAACTGGGTATGGTGACTAAGGAACAGTTCGCTGACGCGAAGGACAGTAAGCTATTTAACGATGTATGCGGTACGCGTAAGAAGTTGAAACTGAAAGAAGTGAAGAATCCATCATTGGAAGATGTGCAAGCGTGGATTGAGAAAGCTAGTTAA
- the carA gene encoding glutamine-hydrolyzing carbamoyl-phosphate synthase small subunit: MKIQEKKKAYLLLADGQWFEGTSIGSEGTSGGEICFNTGMTGYQEVYTDPSYYGQIVVNTNSHIGNYGAVDREQESDGPKIKGLVINDFSEMHSRFEADNSLDEYLKKHNIVGIADLDTRKVVKSIRSQGAMNAIISSDIAEVEKLQAELENVPSMNHLELATKVTTKEPYLLGDENAELKVAVLDIGVKKSILTNLTDRGVQCKVFPAETPFEELKAYNPDGYFLSNGPGDPAEMGYAIETAKKIMEEDKPLFGICLGHQVIALASGATTFKMHHGHRGLNHPVKNLITGRSEVTSQNHGFAVDRDSVEQSDNLELTHINLNDNTVAGIRVKGKPVFSVQHHPEASPGPHDSRYLFDDFIQLINKHKKK, translated from the coding sequence ATGAAAATACAGGAAAAGAAAAAAGCTTATTTGTTACTGGCGGACGGCCAATGGTTTGAAGGTACATCGATTGGCAGCGAAGGTACAAGCGGTGGAGAGATCTGTTTTAACACAGGGATGACTGGCTATCAAGAGGTCTATACAGACCCTTCTTACTATGGACAGATTGTAGTAAACACCAATTCTCACATTGGTAACTACGGGGCAGTAGATAGAGAACAAGAATCTGATGGACCAAAAATTAAAGGATTGGTCATCAATGACTTCTCAGAAATGCATAGCCGATTTGAGGCGGATAATTCTCTGGATGAATATTTAAAAAAGCACAACATTGTTGGAATTGCTGATTTGGATACACGAAAGGTGGTAAAGAGTATTCGTAGTCAAGGCGCTATGAATGCAATTATCTCTTCTGATATCGCTGAGGTAGAGAAGCTGCAGGCTGAACTAGAGAATGTGCCTAGTATGAATCATTTGGAGTTGGCGACAAAAGTGACAACCAAAGAACCATACTTGTTAGGTGATGAGAATGCCGAATTGAAAGTTGCTGTATTGGATATTGGGGTAAAGAAATCCATCCTTACCAATTTGACAGATAGAGGCGTACAGTGTAAGGTATTTCCGGCGGAAACTCCGTTTGAAGAATTGAAAGCGTACAATCCAGATGGTTATTTCTTATCTAATGGTCCTGGCGATCCGGCAGAGATGGGTTATGCTATTGAGACAGCTAAGAAAATCATGGAAGAAGATAAGCCACTATTTGGAATCTGCTTGGGACACCAGGTGATTGCCTTAGCTAGCGGTGCAACTACTTTCAAAATGCATCACGGCCATAGGGGATTAAATCATCCAGTAAAAAATTTAATTACAGGGAGAAGTGAAGTGACTTCACAAAACCACGGATTTGCTGTAGACAGAGATTCTGTAGAGCAGTCTGATAATTTAGAATTGACACACATTAACTTGAATGATAACACAGTAGCTGGTATTCGTGTGAAAGGTAAGCCTGTATTTTCGGTACAGCATCACCCAGAGGCTTCTCCGGGACCACACGATTCTAGATACTTGTTCGACGACTTCATTCAATTAATTAATAAACACAAGAAAAAATGA
- a CDS encoding lipase/acyltransferase domain-containing protein: MLKNIFSRKRRTLVIGIHGLSNKPPKKLLTHWWRRSIEEGLSKIEGSPTKFDFKMMYWADLLYPTPLSLNAKDPDDPLHIDEPYISEKQLKVKAKRGLIQIFKNLIQYIKEIVFLSKIGLNKFRKPFNAIVKIGFKDLDTYYNEEIPKNEQMFEDYFRNKVRSRFIKLLLKNKRKDILIVAHSMGSIITYDVLLSLKHRVKVKYFIALGSPMGLPLIRENIMKDHHLPFDEDEEAFPPTPEGVDNWYSFCDKEDNIGAHYNLADYYVENVRGVKPIGKFVENNYKEWVTDNAHKSFGYLRCIEMAEVVNEFLLGGRSSLLAKGKQFFKRMGREQG, from the coding sequence ATGCTAAAAAATATATTCTCTAGGAAACGTAGGACATTAGTCATCGGCATTCATGGTCTGAGCAACAAGCCACCCAAGAAGTTGTTGACACACTGGTGGCGAAGATCTATCGAAGAGGGGCTTTCCAAAATCGAAGGAAGCCCCACCAAATTCGACTTCAAGATGATGTACTGGGCGGACCTACTCTACCCTACTCCCTTGAGCTTAAATGCCAAAGATCCTGATGACCCTTTGCATATCGACGAACCCTACATTTCCGAAAAACAATTGAAGGTAAAAGCCAAAAGAGGCCTTATCCAAATATTTAAAAATTTGATTCAGTACATCAAAGAAATTGTTTTTTTGAGCAAAATAGGATTGAATAAATTTAGAAAGCCTTTTAACGCCATTGTTAAAATTGGATTCAAAGATTTGGACACCTATTACAATGAAGAGATTCCGAAAAATGAACAGATGTTTGAGGACTATTTCAGAAATAAAGTAAGAAGTCGATTCATCAAATTACTCCTAAAAAATAAAAGAAAGGATATCCTAATAGTCGCTCATTCCATGGGATCCATTATCACCTATGATGTCCTGCTATCTCTTAAGCATCGAGTTAAGGTGAAATATTTTATAGCGTTAGGTTCTCCCATGGGCCTGCCGCTGATTCGAGAAAATATCATGAAGGATCATCATCTTCCATTCGATGAAGACGAAGAAGCTTTTCCTCCTACGCCAGAAGGTGTGGACAATTGGTACAGCTTCTGCGACAAAGAAGACAACATCGGTGCTCACTACAATTTGGCCGACTACTATGTAGAAAATGTGAGAGGCGTAAAGCCAATTGGTAAATTCGTAGAAAACAACTACAAAGAATGGGTCACAGACAATGCCCATAAGTCGTTTGGCTACTTGAGATGCATTGAAATGGCTGAAGTAGTCAATGAATTTCTATTAGGTGGACGTTCTTCATTACTGGCCAAAGGCAAACAGTTCTTTAAGCGAATGGGACGGGAGCAGGGGTGA
- a CDS encoding DUF962 domain-containing protein produces the protein MRKIDQLLSEYGESHQNPTNKLIHWICVPAIFWSIVGLFWSIPNDWLVVIFSKTHSPFLNWATIALMAVLMYYFTLSFSLFVGMAVAVMGFLYLTLFVEQLGIAPVWQISIAVFVIAWVGQFYGHNVEGKKPSFLKDVQFLLIGPAWLMHFIYKKIGLPY, from the coding sequence ATGAGAAAAATTGATCAGCTTCTTTCGGAGTACGGTGAGAGTCACCAAAATCCAACCAACAAATTAATCCACTGGATATGTGTGCCAGCTATTTTTTGGAGTATTGTCGGTCTGTTTTGGTCTATTCCAAATGACTGGCTGGTGGTAATTTTTTCAAAAACACATAGTCCTTTTTTGAATTGGGCAACTATCGCGCTGATGGCCGTTTTGATGTATTATTTCACTTTGTCTTTTTCGCTATTTGTAGGAATGGCTGTTGCCGTCATGGGCTTTTTGTATTTGACTTTGTTTGTTGAGCAACTGGGTATAGCTCCAGTATGGCAAATAAGTATTGCTGTGTTTGTTATTGCCTGGGTCGGACAGTTTTATGGTCATAACGTAGAAGGGAAGAAGCCTTCATTTCTAAAGGATGTGCAATTTCTTTTGATTGGTCCTGCCTGGCTGATGCATTTCATTTACAAAAAAATAGGATTGCCCTATTAA